In Halococcus agarilyticus, one genomic interval encodes:
- a CDS encoding cupin domain-containing protein has translation MTRDDVVTTPVSGKRVRFVDRPDDPATDPLRFVMTLAPDGHGPMLHVHPEQDERLAVAAGRLGVFANEARFASADGSGERCSDEERVLGPGEAVTIPADTPHRFWNAGEDELRLDGSVTPGLRTEAFMRITYGIARDGAPTTPSGMPLNALRLAVLLDEYDDMLYLARVPTELQRLGIRALEPLGRRVGYDDRYPEYLD, from the coding sequence ATGACCCGCGACGACGTGGTCACGACGCCGGTCAGCGGCAAGCGCGTCCGGTTCGTGGACCGGCCGGACGACCCCGCGACCGACCCGCTGCGGTTCGTGATGACGCTCGCACCCGACGGTCACGGGCCGATGCTCCACGTCCATCCCGAACAGGACGAGCGCCTCGCCGTCGCGGCGGGTCGACTCGGGGTGTTCGCGAACGAGGCACGGTTCGCGTCGGCCGACGGATCGGGCGAGCGCTGCAGCGACGAAGAGCGCGTGCTCGGGCCCGGCGAGGCCGTCACCATCCCCGCCGACACGCCCCACCGGTTCTGGAACGCGGGCGAGGACGAACTCCGTCTCGACGGGAGCGTCACGCCAGGCCTGCGGACCGAGGCGTTCATGCGGATCACCTACGGGATCGCCCGCGACGGCGCACCCACGACTCCCTCGGGGATGCCGCTCAACGCCCTCCGACTCGCGGTGCTCTTGGACGAGTACGACGATATGCTCTATCTCGCCCGGGTTCCCACCGAGTTGCAGCGGCTCGGCATCCGAGCGCTCGAACCGCTGGGACGACGCGTCGGCTACGACGACCGCTACCCGGAGTATCTCGACTGA
- a CDS encoding UPF0179 family protein, with product MSQITLVGTRLAEVGTEFVYRGEASACEGCPYRDQCLNLREGVKYRITGVRENTQTLECGVHDTGVRAVDVEPAPVMANVSPKSAYAGSKARLEGPCPHTECPSHEYCEPAGADFDAEYRIQEVIGDPPHDYCHLDRELTLVEFAPPDG from the coding sequence ATGTCACAGATCACGCTCGTCGGCACGCGGCTCGCGGAGGTCGGCACCGAGTTCGTCTATCGGGGTGAGGCGAGCGCCTGCGAGGGCTGTCCCTACCGCGATCAGTGTCTCAACCTGCGCGAGGGGGTGAAGTACCGCATCACCGGCGTCCGGGAGAACACCCAGACGCTCGAATGTGGCGTCCACGACACCGGCGTCCGGGCGGTCGACGTCGAGCCCGCACCCGTGATGGCGAACGTCTCCCCCAAGAGCGCGTACGCCGGCAGCAAGGCCCGTCTGGAGGGTCCCTGTCCACACACCGAGTGCCCGAGCCACGAGTACTGCGAGCCCGCCGGGGCCGACTTCGACGCCGAGTACCGGATCCAGGAGGTGATCGGCGACCCGCCACACGACTACTGCCATCTCGACCGCGAGCTGACGCTCGTCGAGTTCGCACCGCCGGACGGATGA
- a CDS encoding 2Fe-2S iron-sulfur cluster-binding protein, giving the protein MNERIPVRVVTECEEITIEVERGVVLRDALLDHGFSVYGTVSQYANCGGRGLCATCTVEVDPAPEPTHWHDAAAVRFGYPRLSCCIEVEEPLTVRLLDKHVWGQVLPRQATPE; this is encoded by the coding sequence ATGAACGAGCGGATCCCGGTGAGGGTCGTCACGGAGTGCGAGGAAATCACGATCGAGGTCGAGCGCGGTGTCGTGCTCCGGGACGCGCTGCTCGACCACGGGTTCTCGGTGTACGGCACGGTCTCGCAGTACGCCAACTGCGGCGGCCGCGGGCTGTGTGCGACCTGCACTGTCGAGGTCGACCCCGCACCGGAGCCGACTCACTGGCACGACGCCGCGGCCGTTCGGTTCGGGTACCCGCGGCTCTCGTGCTGTATCGAAGTCGAGGAGCCGCTGACGGTCCGCCTCCTCGACAAACACGTCTGGGGCCAGGTGCTTCCGCGTCAGGCGACGCCGGAGTAG
- a CDS encoding DUF5820 family protein, with protein MGTGPRRPRVTDFDSLPAGWTVWNESEERCVLVYRPDVFDTHDYPAPCLPTIYLTHGRRSRRPGTERSTTGDSWYVTLYLEPDVDRDADRFEAREAAVTGAIDLAERFAAGAIDYRGLYQVPREEYFAKLDELTGRE; from the coding sequence ATGGGAACCGGGCCCCGACGGCCACGCGTGACCGACTTCGATTCGCTCCCCGCCGGATGGACCGTCTGGAACGAGTCCGAAGAGCGGTGCGTGCTGGTCTACCGGCCGGACGTGTTCGACACACATGACTATCCGGCCCCGTGTCTGCCGACGATCTACCTCACCCACGGCCGGCGGTCGCGCCGTCCCGGAACTGAGCGCTCCACCACTGGTGACTCGTGGTACGTCACGCTGTACCTCGAACCCGACGTCGACCGCGACGCCGACCGGTTCGAGGCGCGCGAGGCGGCCGTCACGGGCGCGATCGATCTCGCGGAACGGTTCGCCGCTGGTGCGATCGACTATCGGGGGCTGTACCAGGTCCCACGCGAGGAGTACTTCGCGAAACTCGACGAGCTGACCGGACGAGAGTAG
- a CDS encoding PrkA family serine protein kinase, protein MSGDTETLESLSEEYRASIPTDLRTTRPFQWYLDEVHDEPRVARNAHQRVADMFDFYGTEYDEDDGVVEYHLASEDPLSDGENTFYGREIHEAIHEFVNKVKSGARGLGPERRIKLLLGPVGSGKSDFDRQVRRYFEDYTAREEGRLYTFRWTNLCDVIPDQDPADDVVRSPMNQDPLVLLPLDQRTQVVETLNDHLDAPYSIRNEQALDPASEFYMDRLLEYYDDDLQQVLENHVEVVRLVIDENKRRGIETFEPKDKKNQDETELTGDVNYSKIAVYGESDPRAFDYSGAFCNANRGIFSGEELLKLQREFLYDFLHATQEMTIKPKNNPRMDIDQVIVGRTNMPEYKEKKGDEKMEAFNDRTKRIDFPYVLQYGEEANIYRKMLQNADVPDVNVEPHTLEMAGLFGVLTRIEEPDSGTVDLLQKAKAYNGEIDEAEDVDVKKLREEATETAEIGEGMEGVSPRFIGDEIAEAIMDSMHRERNFLSPLTTFNHLEANLENHGSIAADLFDTYYRYLELVREEYRERAIEDVRHALAYDLDEIQRQGEKYMDHVMAYIDDDTVEDELTGREQGPDETFLRSVEEKLDVPEDRKDDFRQEVSNWVSRRAREGDTFSPQDNDRLRRALERKLWEDKKHNINFSALVSSGEMDDDERSAWIDALREQGYSRGGAKEVLEFAGAEVAKAEMEE, encoded by the coding sequence ATGTCAGGCGACACCGAAACACTCGAAAGCCTCAGCGAGGAGTACCGGGCATCGATTCCGACGGACCTCCGCACGACCCGGCCGTTCCAGTGGTATCTCGACGAAGTCCACGACGAGCCACGCGTCGCGCGCAACGCCCACCAGCGCGTCGCGGACATGTTCGACTTCTACGGAACCGAATACGACGAGGACGACGGCGTCGTGGAGTATCACCTCGCGAGCGAGGACCCGCTCTCGGACGGCGAGAACACCTTCTACGGCCGGGAGATCCACGAGGCGATCCACGAGTTCGTCAACAAGGTCAAATCCGGCGCGCGCGGGCTCGGTCCCGAGCGCCGGATCAAGCTCCTCCTCGGCCCTGTCGGCTCGGGCAAATCCGACTTCGACAGGCAAGTGCGGCGGTACTTCGAGGACTACACCGCACGCGAGGAGGGACGGCTGTACACCTTCCGGTGGACCAACCTGTGTGATGTCATTCCGGATCAGGACCCCGCCGACGACGTCGTTCGCTCGCCGATGAACCAGGACCCGCTGGTGCTCCTGCCGCTCGATCAGCGCACCCAGGTCGTCGAAACGCTGAACGACCACCTCGACGCCCCCTACTCCATCCGGAACGAGCAGGCACTCGATCCCGCCTCGGAGTTCTACATGGATCGCCTTCTCGAATACTACGACGACGACCTCCAGCAGGTGCTGGAGAACCACGTTGAGGTCGTCCGCCTGGTGATCGACGAGAACAAGCGCCGCGGGATCGAGACGTTCGAGCCCAAAGACAAGAAAAACCAGGACGAGACCGAACTCACCGGGGACGTCAACTACTCGAAGATCGCGGTCTACGGGGAAAGCGATCCCCGTGCGTTCGACTATTCGGGGGCGTTCTGTAACGCCAACCGGGGAATCTTCTCGGGCGAGGAACTCCTCAAACTCCAGCGGGAGTTCCTCTACGACTTCCTCCACGCGACCCAGGAGATGACGATCAAGCCGAAGAACAACCCCCGGATGGACATCGACCAGGTGATCGTCGGCCGGACGAACATGCCCGAGTACAAGGAGAAGAAGGGCGACGAGAAGATGGAGGCGTTCAACGATAGAACGAAACGGATCGACTTCCCCTACGTCCTCCAGTACGGCGAGGAGGCCAACATCTACCGGAAGATGCTCCAGAACGCCGACGTGCCCGACGTCAACGTCGAGCCACACACCCTGGAGATGGCGGGTCTCTTCGGCGTGCTCACCAGGATCGAGGAGCCCGACTCCGGGACAGTGGACCTCCTTCAGAAGGCGAAGGCGTACAACGGCGAGATCGACGAGGCCGAGGACGTCGACGTGAAGAAACTGCGGGAGGAGGCGACCGAGACCGCCGAGATCGGTGAGGGGATGGAAGGAGTGAGTCCCCGATTCATCGGCGACGAGATCGCGGAGGCGATCATGGACTCGATGCACCGGGAGCGAAACTTCCTCTCGCCGCTCACCACGTTCAACCACCTCGAAGCGAACCTCGAAAACCACGGCTCGATCGCGGCCGACCTCTTCGACACGTACTACCGCTACCTCGAACTCGTGCGCGAGGAGTACAGGGAGCGTGCGATCGAGGACGTCCGGCACGCACTGGCGTACGATCTCGACGAGATCCAGCGCCAGGGCGAGAAGTACATGGACCACGTGATGGCGTACATCGACGACGACACCGTGGAGGACGAGTTGACCGGGCGCGAGCAGGGCCCCGACGAGACGTTCCTCCGATCGGTGGAGGAGAAACTCGACGTGCCGGAGGACCGGAAGGACGACTTCCGTCAGGAGGTCTCGAACTGGGTCTCCAGGAGAGCGCGCGAGGGTGACACGTTCAGTCCCCAGGACAACGACCGACTCCGGCGCGCCCTCGAACGGAAGCTCTGGGAGGACAAGAAACACAACATCAACTTCTCGGCGCTGGTCTCCTCGGGCGAGATGGACGACGACGAGCGGAGCGCGTGGATCGACGCGCTGCGCGAGCAGGGCTACTCCCGCGGGGGAGCGAAGGAGGTGCTCGAGTTCGCCGGCGCGGAGGTCGCCAAAGCCGAGATGGAGGAGTGA
- a CDS encoding PrkA family serine protein kinase, whose amino-acid sequence MTDHDPSSEEPITTDGAAGEDYVTAADRTLRATYEEPMSLAEYVDRALEEPAIAAHAAKYLVSAIESGGTRTVIEEGEEKERYRFFDDPHNDGEHAILGNTELLNAFVDDLRSIAARRGKEEKIIWFAGPTATGKSELKRCLINGLREYSKTDSGRRYTVEWNVAGAGDGPGLTYGDEYQDDEDDWYQSPVQSHPLSVFPPEIRAEIVAAINDRRDDHIPVVAEGRLDPFCREAYEFLEDRYRREGVDDRFSAVTDPRHLRVKNYVVDVGRGIGVLHSEDSGSPKERLVGSWMAGMLRELESRGRKNPQAFSYDGVLSQGNGLLTIVEDAAQHADLLRKLLNVPDEGSVKLDKGIGMDVDTQLMIISNPDLEAQLNQHAERNGEDPLKALKRRLDRREFRYLTNLSLEAELIRRELTNETAIWRAESAAELETKIREPLTVDVRDEHRVKTVELAPHTVSAAALYSVVTRLDDDLPAGLDLVDKALLFDQGYLQRGDERVEGDEFDFDDGADGEAGIPVTYTRDVLADLFYADRDRHHPDLAVEDVVLPQDVLDAMAEGLADAPVFSADERGEFESRVVTVKNEVFDRQEEDVLDAMMRDKRVDEDTVAEYVEHVYAWATDEQVANDRGERVDPDPLKMKIFETEHLGRFDPESYDGNEPSPAVREFRTENIITALNRHAWHSRDEEFRASDVALTEIPVIDSVLGSYDWDDVRRTFEDFDPRQWDDPPSGTETARCKEETIDNMIDLFGYTEASAELTSRHVMSQVSYQWSRRG is encoded by the coding sequence ATGACCGACCACGACCCGTCCAGTGAGGAGCCAATCACGACGGACGGAGCGGCGGGCGAGGACTACGTTACGGCTGCCGACCGCACGCTCCGGGCGACCTACGAGGAGCCGATGAGCCTCGCGGAGTACGTGGACAGAGCGCTCGAAGAGCCCGCGATCGCCGCCCACGCCGCGAAGTACCTCGTGAGCGCGATCGAATCGGGCGGAACGCGGACCGTGATCGAGGAGGGCGAGGAGAAGGAGCGCTATCGCTTCTTCGACGACCCGCACAACGACGGCGAGCACGCGATCCTCGGGAACACCGAGCTCCTGAACGCGTTCGTCGACGACCTCCGATCGATCGCGGCCAGACGCGGGAAGGAGGAGAAGATCATCTGGTTCGCGGGGCCGACCGCGACCGGGAAGTCCGAACTCAAGCGGTGTCTCATCAACGGCCTGCGCGAATACTCGAAGACCGATTCGGGCCGGCGCTACACCGTCGAGTGGAACGTCGCGGGGGCCGGCGACGGGCCAGGCCTGACCTACGGCGACGAGTACCAGGACGACGAGGACGACTGGTATCAGAGTCCGGTCCAGTCCCATCCACTCTCGGTGTTCCCGCCCGAGATCCGCGCGGAGATCGTCGCCGCGATCAACGACCGCCGTGACGACCACATCCCGGTCGTGGCCGAGGGACGGCTCGATCCGTTCTGCCGGGAGGCCTACGAGTTCTTGGAGGACCGGTATCGCCGCGAGGGCGTCGACGATCGGTTCTCGGCGGTCACGGACCCGCGCCACCTCCGGGTGAAGAACTACGTCGTGGACGTCGGCCGCGGGATCGGCGTGCTCCACTCGGAGGACTCGGGCAGCCCGAAGGAACGCCTCGTGGGGTCGTGGATGGCGGGAATGCTCCGCGAGCTCGAATCGCGCGGGCGGAAAAACCCCCAGGCGTTCAGCTACGACGGCGTGCTCAGCCAGGGCAACGGCCTCCTCACGATCGTGGAGGATGCGGCCCAGCACGCCGATCTCCTCCGAAAACTGCTGAACGTGCCCGACGAGGGGAGCGTGAAGCTCGACAAGGGGATCGGGATGGACGTCGACACCCAGCTGATGATCATCTCGAACCCCGACCTCGAAGCCCAGCTGAACCAGCACGCCGAACGCAACGGCGAGGACCCGCTGAAGGCGCTCAAGCGCCGGCTCGACCGGCGGGAGTTTCGCTACCTGACGAACCTCTCGCTCGAAGCCGAGCTGATCCGGCGCGAGCTCACGAACGAGACCGCGATCTGGCGAGCCGAGTCGGCCGCCGAACTCGAAACGAAGATCCGCGAGCCGCTCACCGTCGACGTACGCGACGAACACCGGGTCAAGACGGTGGAGCTCGCGCCGCACACCGTGTCGGCGGCGGCGCTGTACAGCGTCGTGACGCGGCTCGACGACGATCTTCCCGCGGGATTGGATCTCGTCGACAAGGCGCTCCTGTTCGATCAGGGCTACCTCCAGCGCGGCGACGAGCGCGTCGAGGGCGACGAGTTCGACTTCGACGACGGGGCGGATGGCGAGGCCGGTATTCCGGTCACGTACACCCGGGACGTGCTCGCGGACCTGTTCTACGCCGACCGCGACCGTCACCATCCCGATCTCGCCGTGGAGGACGTCGTCCTACCTCAGGACGTGCTCGACGCGATGGCCGAAGGGCTCGCGGACGCACCGGTGTTCTCGGCGGACGAGCGCGGCGAGTTCGAGAGCCGGGTCGTGACAGTGAAAAACGAAGTGTTCGACCGCCAGGAGGAGGACGTGCTCGACGCGATGATGCGAGACAAGCGCGTCGACGAGGACACCGTCGCGGAGTACGTCGAGCACGTCTACGCGTGGGCGACCGACGAGCAAGTCGCAAACGACCGTGGCGAGCGCGTCGATCCCGATCCGCTGAAGATGAAGATATTCGAGACCGAGCATCTGGGGCGGTTCGATCCCGAGAGTTACGACGGCAACGAGCCTTCGCCGGCCGTCCGGGAGTTCCGCACGGAGAACATCATCACCGCGCTGAATCGCCACGCGTGGCACAGTCGCGACGAGGAGTTCCGGGCGAGCGATGTCGCGCTCACCGAGATCCCCGTGATCGATTCGGTGCTCGGGAGCTACGACTGGGACGACGTCCGTCGCACCTTCGAGGACTTCGACCCCCGTCAGTGGGACGACCCGCCGAGCGGCACCGAGACCGCGCGCTGCAAGGAGGAGACGATCGACAACATGATCGACCTGTTCGGCTACACCGAGGCCTCGGCGGAGCTGACGAGCCGCCACGTCATGAGCCAGGTGAGCTATCAGTGGTCACGGAGGGGCTGA
- a CDS encoding YeaH/YhbH family protein: MGLQDDLERYREVGEERREDLAEFIQYGDLGGSRPDSVRIPIKIVDLPGFEYDQRDQGGVGQGDGDTPEPGQPVGEPQPQPGDEDGDPGEEGGEHEYYEMDPEEFAQELDERLGLDLEPKGKQVAEEVEGDYTDITNTGPDSTLDFERLFKTGLKRKLAMDFDEEYVREALRVDGMGPQAVFEWARAKHLPVSRAWIDDAYASLPAAERTRWTSIEEMEANVEQTDTATRIRREGIDHVPFRREDERYRYPEIIEEYEKNVVVVNIRDVSGSMREGKRELVERTFTPLDWYLTGKYDHAEFVYIAHDADAWRVDRDDFFGIRSGGGTKISSAYELAKEVLEEEYPWSDWNRYVFAAGDSENSSNDTEERVVPLMEEIPANLHAYVETQPSGNAINATHAEEIERSFADAGDVVVAYVSSPDDVVDAIYRVLSTEDDDE, translated from the coding sequence ATGGGACTTCAGGACGACCTCGAACGGTATCGTGAAGTCGGCGAGGAGCGCCGCGAGGACTTAGCGGAGTTCATCCAATACGGGGACCTCGGCGGAAGCCGCCCCGACTCGGTCCGGATCCCGATCAAGATCGTCGACCTGCCGGGCTTCGAGTACGACCAGCGCGACCAGGGCGGCGTGGGCCAGGGCGACGGCGACACGCCCGAGCCGGGCCAGCCGGTCGGCGAGCCACAGCCCCAGCCAGGCGACGAGGACGGCGATCCCGGCGAGGAGGGTGGCGAGCACGAGTACTACGAGATGGACCCCGAGGAGTTCGCTCAAGAACTCGACGAGCGCCTCGGCCTCGACCTCGAACCCAAGGGCAAGCAGGTCGCGGAGGAGGTCGAGGGCGATTACACCGACATCACGAACACCGGCCCGGACTCCACGCTCGACTTCGAGCGACTGTTCAAAACGGGATTGAAGCGGAAGCTCGCGATGGACTTCGACGAGGAGTACGTCCGCGAGGCGCTCCGGGTCGACGGGATGGGGCCACAGGCGGTCTTCGAGTGGGCGCGCGCGAAGCACCTCCCGGTCTCGCGGGCGTGGATCGACGACGCCTACGCGAGCCTGCCGGCGGCCGAGCGCACGAGATGGACGAGCATCGAGGAGATGGAGGCCAACGTCGAACAGACCGACACCGCGACCCGGATTCGCCGAGAGGGGATCGATCACGTCCCGTTCCGCCGGGAGGACGAGCGCTACCGCTACCCCGAGATAATCGAGGAGTACGAGAAGAACGTCGTCGTCGTCAACATCCGGGACGTCTCGGGCTCGATGCGCGAGGGCAAACGCGAGCTGGTCGAGCGAACCTTCACACCGCTCGACTGGTATCTCACCGGGAAGTACGACCACGCGGAGTTCGTCTACATCGCCCACGACGCCGACGCGTGGCGGGTCGATCGCGACGACTTCTTCGGCATTCGATCGGGTGGCGGAACCAAGATCTCCTCGGCGTACGAACTCGCGAAGGAGGTTCTGGAGGAGGAGTACCCGTGGAGCGACTGGAATCGGTACGTGTTCGCGGCGGGCGACTCCGAAAATTCGAGCAACGACACCGAGGAGCGGGTCGTTCCGCTGATGGAGGAGATTCCGGCGAACCTCCACGCGTACGTCGAGACACAGCCCTCGGGCAACGCGATCAACGCGACTCACGCCGAGGAGATCGAGCGGAGCTTTGCGGATGCGGGAGACGTCGTGGTGGCGTACGTCTCCTCGCCCGACGACGTGGTGGACGCGATCTACCGCGTTCTCAGCACGGAGGACGACGACGAATGA
- a CDS encoding SpoVR family protein has protein sequence MSDRITAQRIARELEAPVEEAANLAKKLGLDPYPVNYWIVDHDEMNELIAYDGFQTRYPHWRWGMKYDRQQKQTQFLGGKAFEIVNNDDPAHAFLQESNALADQKAVITHVEAHADFFAHNQWFGLFTGGETPNAAAMLARHADTIDEYMSDPEIDREDVEKWIDTIQCLDTNIDRHEAFSSATEEEAETAELDDIADQLDELDLEGEVVDEVFDEEWLESQRDDEESATIPAEPEQDLLAFFWRHGMAYDDEAGKAVEMTEWQRDVLEILRREAYYFAAQRMTKVMNEGWAAYWESMMMGEETFAGADEFLNYADHQARVLGSPGLNPYKLGKELWEYIENSVNRREVIERLLRVEGITWRNFHDVIDFDSVQERLAPDPMVDVISSERLASLDPDDPRIDAAALERAREGEIDVERYPWKVLAEAGMAERHYSLAKPQNRGFVRRTSREELERVSRYLFDGERYASVEDALAEVDRSAGWDRMFEIRESHNDVTFIDEFLTQEFVDDNDYFTYEYTQATRDFRATSTDYEDVKKKLLLQFTNFGKPTITVHDGNYNNRNELLLAHHYNGVMLDVEQAKQTLERVYDLWGRPVNLKTVVKEIDEHDLEVAKRREREPDPEERGKLIRYDGESFTTEDLPWEAVEEIAATDVDYDTKPDEWLA, from the coding sequence ATGAGTGACCGCATCACCGCCCAGCGCATCGCGCGCGAACTCGAAGCACCGGTCGAGGAGGCCGCGAACCTCGCGAAGAAGCTCGGGCTCGATCCCTACCCGGTGAACTACTGGATCGTCGATCACGACGAGATGAACGAGTTGATCGCCTACGACGGGTTCCAGACCCGGTACCCCCACTGGCGATGGGGGATGAAGTACGACCGCCAGCAGAAACAGACCCAGTTCCTCGGCGGGAAGGCCTTCGAGATCGTCAACAACGACGATCCCGCCCACGCCTTCCTCCAGGAGTCGAACGCGCTGGCCGACCAGAAGGCGGTCATCACCCACGTCGAGGCCCACGCCGACTTCTTCGCACACAACCAGTGGTTCGGCCTGTTTACGGGGGGCGAAACCCCGAACGCCGCGGCGATGCTCGCACGCCACGCCGACACCATCGACGAGTACATGTCCGATCCCGAGATCGACCGCGAGGACGTCGAGAAGTGGATCGACACGATCCAGTGTCTCGACACGAACATCGATCGCCACGAGGCGTTTTCGAGCGCGACCGAGGAGGAAGCCGAAACCGCCGAGCTCGACGATATCGCCGACCAGCTCGACGAGCTCGATCTCGAAGGAGAGGTCGTCGACGAGGTGTTCGACGAGGAGTGGCTCGAATCACAGCGCGACGACGAGGAGTCGGCGACGATCCCGGCTGAGCCCGAACAGGACCTCCTCGCCTTTTTCTGGCGACACGGGATGGCGTACGACGACGAGGCCGGCAAGGCCGTCGAGATGACCGAGTGGCAGCGCGACGTGCTCGAAATCCTCCGACGGGAGGCGTACTATTTCGCGGCCCAGCGGATGACCAAGGTGATGAACGAGGGCTGGGCGGCGTACTGGGAGTCGATGATGATGGGCGAGGAGACCTTCGCAGGGGCCGACGAGTTCCTGAACTACGCCGACCACCAGGCGCGCGTGCTCGGCTCCCCCGGACTCAACCCCTACAAGCTCGGCAAGGAGCTCTGGGAGTACATCGAGAACTCCGTCAATCGCCGCGAGGTGATCGAGCGCCTGCTCCGCGTCGAGGGGATCACGTGGCGGAACTTCCACGACGTGATCGATTTCGATTCGGTTCAGGAGCGTCTCGCACCCGATCCGATGGTCGACGTGATTTCGTCGGAGCGACTCGCTTCGCTCGATCCCGACGATCCTCGGATCGACGCCGCGGCGCTCGAACGCGCACGTGAAGGCGAGATCGATGTCGAACGCTATCCCTGGAAGGTGTTGGCCGAGGCGGGGATGGCCGAGCGGCACTACTCGCTCGCCAAACCCCAGAATCGCGGATTCGTCAGGCGGACGAGTCGCGAGGAACTCGAACGGGTCTCGCGGTACCTCTTCGACGGGGAGCGCTACGCGAGCGTCGAGGATGCGCTCGCCGAGGTCGACCGCTCGGCGGGCTGGGACCGGATGTTCGAGATCCGCGAGAGCCACAACGACGTCACCTTCATCGACGAGTTCCTGACCCAGGAGTTCGTCGACGACAACGACTACTTCACTTACGAGTACACCCAGGCGACGCGGGATTTCCGCGCGACCTCGACCGACTACGAGGACGTCAAGAAGAAACTCCTGCTCCAGTTCACCAACTTCGGCAAGCCCACGATCACCGTTCACGACGGCAACTACAACAACCGCAACGAACTCCTGCTCGCCCATCACTACAACGGCGTGATGCTCGACGTCGAGCAGGCGAAACAGACCTTGGAACGGGTGTACGACCTCTGGGGTCGGCCCGTGAACCTCAAGACCGTCGTGAAGGAGATCGACGAGCACGATCTCGAGGTCGCGAAGCGCCGCGAGCGCGAACCAGACCCCGAGGAGCGTGGGAAGCTGATCCGCTACGACGGCGAGAGCTTCACCACGGAGGACCTGCCGTGGGAGGCAGTCGAGGAGATCGCCGCGACGGACGTCGACTACGACACGAAACCCGACGAGTGGCTGGCGTGA